The Flavobacteriales bacterium TMED191 genome includes a window with the following:
- a CDS encoding guanylate kinase, which translates to MPSKIIIVSGVSGSGKTTLVNYLLNRKEFNLEFSISACSRAQRPSEVHGKDYLFLSNLEFKNKIDCDEFLEWEEVYVNHFYGTLKSSAELILKSGKNILFDVDVKGALSIKKYFKKNALTIYIQPPSIEVATKRLIERETESKQDLNYRINKMQEEMKFGNEMDCMVINDDLELAQSKIYNYVKDFLIK; encoded by the coding sequence TTGCCAAGTAAGATTATTATAGTTTCAGGTGTTAGTGGTTCGGGAAAGACCACTTTGGTTAATTATCTTTTGAACAGAAAAGAATTTAATTTAGAATTTTCGATATCAGCATGCAGCCGCGCTCAAAGACCATCCGAAGTTCATGGAAAAGATTATTTATTTTTATCTAATTTAGAATTCAAAAATAAAATTGATTGTGACGAATTTTTGGAATGGGAAGAGGTATATGTAAATCATTTTTATGGCACTCTTAAGTCTTCTGCTGAACTCATTCTTAAATCTGGAAAAAATATTTTATTCGATGTTGATGTTAAGGGGGCTCTGAGCATTAAAAAATACTTTAAAAAAAATGCCCTCACTATTTATATTCAGCCTCCTTCTATTGAAGTTGCAACAAAAAGGCTAATTGAAAGAGAAACAGAATCTAAACAAGATTTAAATTACCGAATTAACAAAATGCAAGAAGAAATGAAGTTTGGCAATGAAATGGACTGTATGGTAATTAATGATGATTTAGAATTAGCCCAGTCTAAAATTTATAATTACGTAAAAGATTTTTTAATAAAATGA
- the lepA gene encoding elongation factor 4: MSSKQDLIRNFCIIAHIDHGKSTLADRLLEFTKTISERDLQNQLLDNMDLERERGITIKSHAIQMNYKFENKNYTLNLIDTPGHVDFSYEVSRSIAACEGALLIVDAAQGIEAQTISNLYLALENDLQIIPVLNKIDLPNADKEATKDQIIDLLGCNANEIIGASGKTGQGIESILYAIIKSIPPPNGNTKGNLQALIFDSVYNPFRGIEAYFKIVSGSXKKNEKVKFFATGKEYMADEIGTLKLDKEPKDIIQTGDVGYIISGIKNAQEVKVGDTITSCDEPCQQAISGFEEVKPMVFSGIYPVDTDDYEELRASIEKLQLNDASLTFEPESSIALGFGFRCGFLGMLHMEIIQERLEREFNMTVINTVPNVSYYATTKKGEEIQINNPSDFPSPDKIESVTEPYIKAQIITKSNFIGQVMNLCIEKRGVLVSQVYLTTDRVELXFXMPLAEIVFDFYXKLKSISKGYASFDYQADGYKTTQLVKLDIMLNGDQVDALSSLLHKKHAYHIGKKICIKLKELIPKQQFDVAIQGAIGSKIIARETVKALRKDVTAKCYGGDITRKRKLLEKQKKGKKKMKQIGSVEIPQSAFLAVLKLND, encoded by the coding sequence ATGTCTTCCAAACAAGATTTAATACGTAATTTTTGCATAATAGCGCACATAGACCACGGTAAGAGTACTCTTGCTGACAGGCTTCTAGAGTTTACAAAAACCATTTCCGAACGGGATTTACAAAATCAACTTCTCGATAATATGGACTTAGAAAGAGAGAGAGGTATTACTATTAAAAGTCATGCTATTCAAATGAATTATAAATTTGAAAATAAAAATTATACTTTAAATTTAATTGATACCCCTGGTCATGTTGATTTTTCGTATGAGGTTTCTAGATCTATTGCCGCGTGCGAAGGGGCACTCTTGATAGTAGATGCTGCTCAAGGTATCGAAGCGCAAACTATTTCAAATTTATACCTTGCCCTTGAAAATGATTTACAAATTATTCCGGTTTTAAATAAAATTGATTTGCCAAATGCAGATAAAGAAGCTACTAAAGATCAAATTATTGATTTACTAGGCTGTAATGCTAACGAAATTATTGGTGCTTCAGGTAAAACTGGACAAGGCATAGAAAGCATCCTTTATGCAATTATCAAGTCAATTCCGCCACCTAATGGAAATACCAAAGGTAATTTACAAGCATTAATTTTTGACTCAGTTTACAATCCTTTTAGGGGGATAGAAGCATATTTTAAAATTGTTTCAGGGAGTATNAAGAAAAATGAAAAAGTGAAATTTTTTGCAACTGGAAAGGAATATATGGCGGATGAAATTGGCACACTAAAACTAGATAAAGAGCCAAAAGACATAATTCAAACAGGAGACGTAGGCTATATTATTTCTGGTATTAAAAATGCACAAGAAGTTAAAGTGGGTGATACAATAACATCTTGTGACGAGCCTTGTCAACAAGCTATTTCGGGTTTTGAAGAAGTTAAGCCGATGGTTTTTTCAGGAATCTACCCTGTCGATACCGATGATTACGAAGAACTTCGCGCATCAATAGAAAAATTACAACTCAATGATGCCTCATTAACATTTGAGCCAGAATCATCAATTGCTTTAGGTTTTGGATTTCGATGTGGATTTCTTGGCATGCTCCATATGGAGATTATTCAAGAAAGATTAGAAAGGGAATTTAATATGACCGTTATTAATACGGTTCCAAATGTTTCATATTATGCTACAACCAAAAAAGGTGAAGAAATACAAATTAACAACCCTTCTGACTTTCCATCACCAGACAAAATAGAATCAGTCACTGAACCATATATAAAGGCACAAATAATTACTAAGAGTAATTTTATAGGTCAAGTTATGAACCTTTGTATCGAAAAAAGAGGTGTGCTTGTTTCTCAAGTNTATTTAACAACAGACAGAGTTGAACTANCTTTTGANATGCCATTAGCAGAAATAGTATTTGACTTTTATGANAAACTAAAAAGTATTTCTAAGGGCTATGCTTCTTTCGATTATCAAGCAGATGGTTATAAAACTACTCAATTGGTCAAACTAGATATTATGCTAAATGGCGACCAGGTTGATGCACTATCATCCCTTTTACATAAAAAACATGCATATCACATTGGCAAAAAAATATGCATCAAATTAAAAGAATTAATCCCAAAACAACAATTTGATGTTGCTATTCAAGGCGCTATAGGTTCAAAAATTATTGCTAGAGAAACTGTAAAAGCTTTAAGGAAAGATGTTACGGCTAAATGTTATGGGGGAGATATTACTAGAAAAAGAAAACTATTAGAAAAGCAAAAAAAGGGGAAAAAGAAAATGAAACAAATTGGAAGTGTAGAAATTCCACAATCTGCATTTCTTGCTGTTTTAAAATTGAATGATTAA
- the nadD gene encoding nicotinate (nicotinamide) nucleotide adenylyltransferase, which produces MKVGLLFGTFDPIHNGHLAIVENAISTNLLDQVWFVVTPQSPFKKNSIIASRHHRFKMVELAIQSFSKFFASKIEFQLEYPNYTFNTLSFLNSQFGEKHEFSIIVGLDNYISLIKGEWYKSAYLLKNYRFFIYQRSTTKFLNDEICFVQFAQKNRHIILDGLDVEISSSQIRELFSCKNNLFQSLKNEITNHSKNVQKLHHLLPQIVIQYIENNDLYLGLK; this is translated from the coding sequence ATGAAAGTAGGCTTGTTATTTGGAACTTTTGACCCAATTCACAACGGACATTTGGCAATTGTTGAAAATGCAATATCTACCAACTTACTTGATCAGGTTTGGTTTGTTGTTACACCTCAAAGCCCATTTAAAAAAAATAGTATAATTGCATCTAGACACCATCGATTTAAAATGGTTGAACTTGCTATACAGTCGTTTTCGAAATTTTTTGCATCAAAAATAGAATTCCAATTAGAATATCCAAATTATACATTTAACACATTAAGTTTTCTGAATTCTCAGTTTGGTGAGAAGCATGAATTTTCAATTATAGTAGGTTTAGATAATTATATTAGTTTGATTAAAGGTGAGTGGTATAAGTCAGCGTATTTATTGAAAAATTATCGATTCTTTATATATCAACGTAGTACTACTAAATTTTTAAACGACGAAATATGTTTTGTTCAATTTGCTCAAAAAAATCGACATATTATTTTAGATGGATTAGATGTTGAAATTTCATCATCCCAAATTCGAGAATTATTTTCATGTAAAAATAATTTATTTCAATCATTGAAGAATGAAATTACAAATCATTCTAAAAATGTTCAAAAATTACATCATTTATTGCCTCAAATAGTTATTCAGTACATTGAGAATAATGATTTGTATTTAGGCTTAAAGTAA
- a CDS encoding YebC/PmpR family DNA-binding transcriptional regulator, which yields MAGHSKWANIKHRKGAQDAKRGKVFTKIIKEISVAVKEGGHDPDSNPRLRAAIQNAKSVNMPKENVQRAIKKASGDDADTYFEATYEGYAPNGIAIFIECTTDNINRTVAEVRSVFNKSGGELGKNGSLEYLFEKKGVFLIDKTQFPQSLDEVEMELIDYGLEEFEVEKNLCTIICHFDKFGLIQEKLTSMSIEAQSANIQRIANDIITLTNEESIKILSIIEKFEDLDDVQQVFHNLKLTKKIIEKYNHEA from the coding sequence ATGGCAGGACACAGTAAATGGGCAAATATAAAACATAGAAAGGGGGCCCAAGATGCAAAAAGAGGTAAAGTATTCACTAAAATTATAAAAGAAATTTCGGTGGCGGTAAAGGAGGGTGGACATGACCCCGACTCTAACCCTAGGCTTAGGGCAGCAATTCAAAATGCTAAAAGTGTCAATATGCCTAAAGAAAATGTACAGAGAGCAATAAAAAAAGCTAGTGGAGATGATGCTGATACATATTTTGAGGCAACCTACGAGGGCTATGCACCTAACGGAATTGCTATATTTATCGAGTGTACCACTGATAACATCAACAGAACTGTTGCCGAAGTAAGATCTGTATTTAATAAGTCTGGGGGGGAACTTGGTAAAAATGGTTCGTTAGAATATCTGTTTGAAAAGAAAGGGGTTTTTTTAATTGACAAAACACAATTCCCTCAAAGTCTAGATGAAGTTGAAATGGAATTAATCGATTATGGTTTAGAAGAATTTGAGGTGGAAAAAAATTTATGTACAATAATATGTCATTTTGATAAATTTGGATTAATCCAAGAAAAATTAACAAGTATGTCTATTGAAGCCCAATCTGCTAATATTCAACGTATAGCAAATGACATAATTACCTTGACAAATGAAGAAAGTATAAAAATACTAAGTATTATAGAAAAGTTTGAAGATTTAGATGATGTGCAGCAGGTTTTTCACAATTTAAAACTTACTAAAAAAATAATTGAAAAATACAACCATGAAGCATAA
- a CDS encoding DUF1732 domain-containing protein, which yields MFSMTGYTKKDFKIDNLKFSIIIKSLNSTKGLDISIKAPRYLFDLEPAIKKSIDKLLLRGKIDFRIIELTNDKKLTLDLKKLRRHIKMLKEVSPDSDSGQILNAAVSLPDIFSASSFKLTTDLKKKLLHYVDVSILDLVNYRKKEGLKLTREIKLYIKNIKNITKKLTLLEKKRIQHKKDKLLKKLKSIQGTVNYDTSRLEQEMIYYFEKYDITEEKVRLGSHCDFFFDTLKEKHSGRKLSFLAQEILREINTIGSKANNFDVQKYVVEMKEYIEKTKEQLQNIL from the coding sequence ATGTTCTCAATGACGGGTTACACAAAAAAAGATTTTAAAATTGATAATTTAAAATTTTCAATAATTATAAAATCTTTGAACAGTACAAAAGGTTTAGATATTAGTATTAAAGCACCCCGCTATTTATTTGATTTAGAACCTGCAATAAAGAAGTCAATTGATAAATTATTACTGCGTGGTAAAATTGATTTTAGAATTATAGAACTAACGAATGATAAAAAGTTGACCTTAGATTTAAAAAAATTGCGGCGACATATCAAAATGTTAAAAGAAGTATCTCCAGATTCTGACTCTGGTCAAATTCTAAATGCAGCTGTTTCTTTACCTGATATTTTTAGTGCCAGCTCTTTTAAATTAACAACTGATTTAAAAAAGAAATTATTGCATTATGTAGATGTCTCAATATTAGATTTAGTTAATTATAGAAAAAAGGAGGGCTTAAAATTAACAAGAGAAATAAAATTATACATTAAGAACATCAAGAATATAACCAAAAAATTAACCCTTTTAGAAAAGAAAAGAATACAACACAAAAAAGATAAATTATTAAAAAAGCTGAAATCAATTCAAGGCACTGTAAATTATGATACTTCAAGATTAGAGCAAGAAATGATTTATTATTTTGAAAAGTATGATATAACTGAGGAGAAGGTTAGGCTTGGGAGTCATTGTGACTTTTTTTTTGACACACTTAAGGAAAAACATTCTGGAAGAAAATTATCTTTTTTAGCGCAAGAAATTTTACGTGAAATAAATACCATTGGATCTAAAGCTAACAATTTTGATGTTCAAAAGTATGTTGTCGAGATGAAGGAATATATAGAGAAAACAAAAGAACAATTACAAAATATTTTATAG
- the purD gene encoding phosphoribosylamine--glycine ligase → MNVLILGSGGREHAIAWKIKKSELLDKLFVAPGNSGTSKIATNIDLNINDFNCVKNQIIEHQIHVLVVGPEVPLVNGLHNRIKHDEDTKHVIVIGPKKEGAMLEGSKSFAKEFMQKNNIPTAKYKKFKSTSIKDAKSFLKTMSSPYVIKVDGLAAGKGVFICEHINDANNVLEDLARNSKFGEAGKNIVIEEFLNGIEMSVFILTNGSSYKIMPSAKDYKRIGENDTGLNTGGMGAISPVPFINSDLQAKIEKKIINPTIEGLKKDGIDYIGFIFFGLINVDGEPFVIEYNARLGDPETQAILPRIDSDLLKLFVNIENNNSFKSLPIKTSQLSACTVILSSGGYPEKYSKGHAVDGLNNISKSIPFHAGLKLENTTHLTNGGRVLAVTSLHKETQTAIKTCYASVGKINFKNMYFRRDIGQDIIK, encoded by the coding sequence ATCAATGTATTAATATTAGGTTCAGGTGGACGAGAACATGCAATTGCCTGGAAAATTAAAAAAAGTGAACTTTTAGATAAATTATTTGTGGCACCTGGTAATTCTGGCACTTCAAAAATTGCCACTAATATTGATCTTAATATTAACGATTTTAATTGTGTTAAAAATCAAATTATAGAACACCAAATTCATGTACTAGTAGTTGGGCCAGAAGTCCCTTTAGTTAATGGCTTACATAATAGGATTAAACATGATGAAGATACTAAACATGTTATTGTAATAGGCCCCAAAAAAGAAGGAGCAATGCTAGAGGGAAGCAAGTCATTTGCCAAAGAATTTATGCAAAAAAATAATATTCCTACAGCTAAATATAAAAAATTTAAATCGACAAGTATTAAAGATGCTAAATCCTTCTTAAAAACTATGTCATCACCGTATGTAATAAAAGTTGATGGTCTAGCAGCAGGAAAAGGGGTATTTATTTGTGAGCATATAAATGATGCTAATAATGTTTTGGAAGATCTTGCTCGAAATTCAAAGTTTGGTGAAGCGGGAAAAAATATAGTTATTGAAGAATTTTTAAATGGCATAGAGATGTCTGTCTTTATTTTGACAAATGGCAGTTCATACAAAATAATGCCATCAGCCAAAGATTATAAAAGAATCGGAGAAAATGACACTGGCTTAAATACTGGTGGTATGGGAGCAATATCTCCTGTACCTTTTATAAATTCAGATTTGCAGGCAAAAATTGAAAAAAAAATCATTAATCCTACCATTGAGGGGTTAAAGAAAGACGGAATAGACTATATAGGTTTCATATTTTTTGGACTTATTAATGTTGACGGAGAACCATTTGTAATTGAATATAATGCTCGTCTTGGAGACCCCGAAACACAAGCCATTCTACCAAGAATTGATTCAGATTTATTAAAGTTATTCGTTAATATCGAAAACAATAACTCGTTTAAAAGCCTGCCTATAAAAACAAGCCAACTAAGTGCTTGTACCGTAATTTTAAGCTCAGGAGGTTACCCAGAAAAATATAGTAAAGGCCATGCTGTTGATGGGCTTAATAATATCAGTAAATCAATTCCTTTTCACGCTGGATTAAAATTAGAAAACACAACTCATTTAACAAATGGCGGGCGTGTTCTAGCGGTTACTTCTTTACATAAAGAAACTCAAACTGCTATTAAAACATGTTACGCTAGTGTAGGAAAAATCAATTTTAAAAATATGTATTTTAGAAGAGATATTGGTCAAGATATAATTAAATAA
- the purQ gene encoding phosphoribosylformylglycinamidine synthase subunit PurQ: MTFGVVVFPGSNCDEDAVYALQHVLKQKVVKLWHKDTNIQDVDFIILPGGFSYGDYLRSGAIARFSPIMEEVVKFANNGGFVLGICNGFQILCEAKLLPGTLLRNHNHSFICKNVFIKPQHNLTIFTENIGDKAIFKIPIAHAEGCYFADENTLQEIIDNKQIIFKYCDELGEINKRANPNGSLKNIAGICNKKRNVFGMMPHPERACDSKLNNEDGQLILEGAISMFKNMGK; the protein is encoded by the coding sequence ATGACATTTGGAGTAGTTGTATTTCCGGGATCTAATTGTGATGAAGATGCAGTATATGCACTTCAACATGTATTAAAACAGAAAGTGGTAAAACTGTGGCATAAGGACACAAATATACAGGATGTAGACTTTATTATTTTACCAGGAGGGTTTTCGTATGGAGATTATTTAAGATCTGGAGCAATTGCACGATTTTCTCCAATAATGGAAGAGGTTGTAAAGTTTGCTAATAATGGGGGGTTTGTTCTTGGTATCTGTAACGGATTCCAAATATTGTGTGAGGCGAAATTATTGCCAGGCACGTTGTTAAGAAATCATAACCATAGCTTTATTTGTAAAAATGTATTTATAAAACCTCAACACAATCTAACTATTTTTACAGAAAATATAGGAGACAAAGCTATATTTAAAATACCTATAGCACACGCTGAAGGTTGTTATTTTGCCGATGAAAATACTCTACAAGAAATTATTGATAATAAGCAAATTATATTTAAATATTGCGACGAATTAGGTGAAATAAATAAAAGAGCTAATCCTAATGGATCTCTTAAAAATATTGCAGGAATATGTAATAAGAAAAGGAATGTGTTTGGTATGATGCCACATCCCGAAAGAGCTTGTGATTCAAAACTAAATAATGAGGATGGTCAACTGATATTAGAAGGGGCAATTAGTATGTTTAAAAATATGGGGAAGTAA